GTTTTTCCGCACGGTCACAGTGTGCGTGAACCCGTAACTCCATAGTTTCAAGAGATTTCAACATCACCCAGGCATTAAACGGACTGATAGAAGGCCCTGTCTGGCGAATGAAATTGGCAAGATAATCATCTATCCAATCCTTGCGTCCCAACACAATACCGCCGAGACATCTGCCTTGGCCGTCAATATGTTTGGTTGCCGAGTAAATCACAATATCTGCACCTAAGGTGAAAGGGTTTTGCAAAACCGGCGTAGCAAATACATTATCGACCACCATGAGCGCGTCATGGCGATGAGCAATCTCAGATATGGCTTCAATATCGAGGATATCAAGCATCGGATTTGTCGGGCTTTCCAGAAAAAAGATTTTTGTTTCGGGCAGGGCGGCGTGCTCCCATGCATTTAAATCTGTGCCATCTATCAGGGTTGTTTTGATGCCGTAGCGTGGCAGTAAGGTTTCGACAATATAGCGACAGGAGCCAAAAAGTGCCTCGGCAGCAACCACATGATCACCTGCTTTTAAATAACACAGCATTGTGGCAGTCACGGCAGCCATGCCGGTGGCAGTCGCACGGGCGTCAATTTCAAAACCAGTATCGGCGATAAAATCAGCGCTTTCGATAGCAATCATTCGCTTTTCAAAGCTTCGCACTGTCGGATTCCCGAAGCGGCTATATTGATAACCGTTATCCTCACCCAAAAAACGTGCCTGGGCCTGTTCGGCACTGTCATAGACATAGCCTGAGGTTAGAAACAATGTTTCTCCAGTTTCCCCATAGGCCGTGCGCGGTTCGGCTTCATGTACAAGATTTGTACTTTTACGCCATTTATTTTTGTCTTTTGACATCAAATACTTTCCGTCGGCCCTTTTCAAAAACAGGCCATTTATAAAAAAACCCGGCCAAGGGACCGGGGTGTCACCCGGTCCTTTTAGCCATTTATTTAACGTGGCTGCAAGCCGACCGGCTCAAATCACCACACCCATCTCCGGAAAATGACGAAAAAAACTGTTTTCGTCAAGTGTGCTGTTATCCACTGTGTATTTTAGCTCAGCCCTTGTTTTGGAAGCTGCGCAACCATTTAATATGGGAAAGCGAATCGTAATCGGATTTTCAGGATTTTATATGCAACTGTTTCCAGAAGAAGAACAAACACCTTTAACAGCTCCCGGGCAAACGCACGCGACAGGTATATTACCTGCCCATGGCATTCGTAACATGATACGCGATCAGCAAATCTGGGCAGTAAATGGTCAAAAATCAGGGGTTCTGGATGACCAGATACAGCCGGCAAGCCTGGATTTGCGGTTGGGTGACACGGCCTATCGGATTCGAGCAAGTTTTCTGCCTGGTGTCTCTGGTCAGGTGATGCAAAAGCTTGAAACGCTAGCATTTCATAAAATTGATTTAACGGATGGTGCTGTGCTTGAGACCGGATGTGTGTATCTCGTGCCGTTGATGGAAGCACTTGCCTTGCCGGAGCGTACCGGCGGTTTTGCAAACCCGAAAAGTTCAACCGGCAGAATTGATGTATTCACGCGTGTGATTACGGATTTTGGTGTTGAATTCGATAAAGCTCCGCCTGGTTATAAAGGTCACCTATATCTTGAAGTTAGCCCCCGCACGTTTCCTATTCTGGTGCGGGCGGGATCGCGGTTATCTCAAATTCGGTTTCGGCGCGGCAATCCCGCCCATTCAGATGCCGAAATTAAGCGTTTGCATCAGGAAAGTGCACTGGTTGACGGGCATGCTAATATTGATGGTGGGCTGGCGCTGTCGATTGATCTCGCCGGAGATAAGCAAACCGGGCTTATTGGTTACCGCGCCAAACGACATGCAGGGCTCATTGATGTGGATCGTGTGAATGCACTCCCATTGAATGAATATTGGGAGCCTATTTATAATCATGGTAAGAACCAGCTCATTCTAGATCCAGATGAATTCTATATTCTAGCCTCACGTGAGTCCGTCACCATTCCACCTACACATGCGGCAGAAATGGTGCCGTTCAATCCGCTGGTAGGTGAGTTTCGTGTTCATTATGCCGGGTTCTTTGACCCCGGCTTCGGGGCTGGCCTTGAAGGCAAAGGTAGCCGCGCCGTGCTGGAGGTGCGCTCCCGTGAAGTGCCGTTTATTTTGGAACATGGACAGATTATAGGGCGGCTGATTTATGAACGCTTGACGGACAGGCCGGAAGTGCTTTACGGCAAATCGCTTGAGTCAAACTACCAGCGTCAAGGGCTCCGGCTCTCAAAGCATTTTATTCAAGACTAGGGGCTGTATTTTTTTCGCCTATCTCATACCTGAATTAATAGGGGTGTGATTTGTCTTTTCCCAGACAAACGGTTTCCAAAAAAGTTGTGCTAAGGCGCGACAGGTGATGAAACCAGCAAGAAGCCAGATAGAAAACAGGCCAAGAATGTCTTTGATGAAGTCATAGCGATTATTGCGATTTGTATGAATGCATGCCTCACTGTGGTAATTTGTGAAATCTGGCGCGGGCGCCACGCTCAATCGCGGCTGCGGCAAGCTTATCTACTTTTAAAAAATCTCTGATCATATCAAGAAGGTGAAGTTCCTCCGGCGTGACCGTCAGATCTGCAGCGGCAATTTCAACAGCCAGCGCATAAGCGGTTTCATGCAATTCATCAGGTAAAGTGTTGGCAAGCAGGGTCATCAAGCTGTCGAGTCCTTCCTCCACTGACATTAATTCGACAAAACTTTCTGTGACAATATCCAGATCTTCGGGCGGAAAATTTTCAAATACCGGCAAAAAATCAATCAATCTTTCTACCCGAGACAACTCGGCATCGCTGATTGCCTCATCGGCTGCGGCCATAGCCAGCATTAGATGAATAAGAACCTGTTGTTCTGTCATAGGGGTCTGAATAGTCATGTCTCTTCCTTAAATTTATGGTGACGGACATAATGTTGTTTGACAAGCTTTTCTCAATCGCTAGTTTCTCGCATATATTTGAAATATTGCCGACTGAAATCTAAGAAGATATTTATATGACATCAGATTTGGAAAACTGGAAAACTCTGGCTGCCGACAGTAAAGTTTGGCCTTTTGAGGAAGCACGAAAAATCCTGAAACGCATAGAAGCATCAGGCCGAGGAGATGTGCTGTTTGAGACAGGTTACGGGCCGAGTGGCCTCCCTCATATTGGCACATTTGGGGAAGTGGCCCGTACCACCATGGTACGCCAGGCTCTTGAAACGCTGGCACCGGATGTGAAAACGCGACTAATTTGTTTTTCCGACGATATGGATGGCCTCCGAAAAGTCCCTGATAATGTGCCAAATGCCGATATGCTGGCGGCGCATCTTGAAAAGCCCCTGACCCGTGTGCCTGACCCATTTGAAACACATGATAGTTTTGGCGCTCATAATAATGCCCGCTTACAGGCGTTTTTGGACAGATTTGAATTTGACTATGAATTCGCCAGTGCCACTGATTATTATTTTTCAGGCCGGATGGATGAAACATTACTGAAAATTCTCGCAAATTATGAAGCCGTCACTGGTATTATTCTGCCTACGCTAGGCGAGGAACGCCGCAAAACATACAGTCCGTTTCTGCCGATTTGCCAGACAAGCGGAAAAGTTTTGATGGTGCCGTTAACGGATCGCGACGAAGCGGCAGGAACCATAAGTTACACCCACCCTGAAAGTGGTGAAGACATAACAACACCTGTCACTGGCGGCGCTTGCAAATTGCAATGGAAAGCTGATTGGGCGATGCGCTGGGTGGCGCTTGGCGTGGATTATGAAATGGCTGGTAAGGATTTAATCGAAAGCGTAACGCTTTCTTCAAAAATTTGTCGCGCGATAGGTGGTTCACCACCTGAAGGGTTTAACTATGAGCTTTTTCTGGATGAAAATGGCGAGAAAATCTCTAAATCTCGCGGTAATGGTATAACCATTGAAGAGTGGTTGACTTATGCAGCGCCAGAGAGCTTGTCGCTTTATATGTTTCAAAGCCCGCGTAAGGCAAAACGGTTGCACTTTGATGTTATTCCAAAAAACGTTGACGATTATTTGACATTTTTAAATAAGTTTCCGACTCAATCAGCAGAAGAGCAACTGACGAATCCAGTATGGCACATTCATGGCGGTCAGCCCCCGTCTGGTGATTTGCCGGTCAGTTTTGCGCTGTTGTTGAATCTCGTCAATGTCAGCAATGCAGATGATAAAAATGTACTCTGGGGCTTTATCAAGAATTATGCGCCGGAGGCATCTCCCGAAGAGCTGCCCATGTTGGATGCGATGGCAGATTATGCCGTGGCTTATTATCATGATTTTGTAAAGCCGACGAAAAGCTATCGCGATCCAGACGATACTGAAAAGCAAGCCATGATAACTTTAAGGGACAAGCTTGCAGATTTATCAGATGACTTGGATGCGGAAGCAATCCAGACCGAAGTTTATGCGATTGGTAAAACCTATTTTGAGGATAATTTGCGAGACTGGTTCAAAGCGCTTTATGAGGTTCTGCTGGGGCAATCACAAGGGCCACGCTTTGGTTCATTTATCGCTGTCTATGGGCTGGAACGCACGTGTGAACTGATTAATCAAGCTTTGGATGGTGATTTAACCGGTGATTAATCAGGGCGGCGCAATTAGAAGGATGAGACAGGCGCGTGACTTCTAAAGTGATTTTTATCTACAAAATATGCCCAGAACAGGATTGGCGTTCTGCAGTCGAAAAGGGTGTTTTTACTGGCACACAAATTGACATT
This sequence is a window from Candidatus Micropelagos thuwalensis. Protein-coding genes within it:
- a CDS encoding 2'-deoxycytidine 5'-triphosphate deaminase, whose protein sequence is MQLFPEEEQTPLTAPGQTHATGILPAHGIRNMIRDQQIWAVNGQKSGVLDDQIQPASLDLRLGDTAYRIRASFLPGVSGQVMQKLETLAFHKIDLTDGAVLETGCVYLVPLMEALALPERTGGFANPKSSTGRIDVFTRVITDFGVEFDKAPPGYKGHLYLEVSPRTFPILVRAGSRLSQIRFRRGNPAHSDAEIKRLHQESALVDGHANIDGGLALSIDLAGDKQTGLIGYRAKRHAGLIDVDRVNALPLNEYWEPIYNHGKNQLILDPDEFYILASRESVTIPPTHAAEMVPFNPLVGEFRVHYAGFFDPGFGAGLEGKGSRAVLEVRSREVPFILEHGQIIGRLIYERLTDRPEVLYGKSLESNYQRQGLRLSKHFIQD
- a CDS encoding tellurite resistance TerB family protein; the encoded protein is MTIQTPMTEQQVLIHLMLAMAAADEAISDAELSRVERLIDFLPVFENFPPEDLDIVTESFVELMSVEEGLDSLMTLLANTLPDELHETAYALAVEIAAADLTVTPEELHLLDMIRDFLKVDKLAAAAIERGARARFHKLPQ
- the metZ gene encoding O-succinylhomoserine sulfhydrylase, whose translation is MSKDKNKWRKSTNLVHEAEPRTAYGETGETLFLTSGYVYDSAEQAQARFLGEDNGYQYSRFGNPTVRSFEKRMIAIESADFIADTGFEIDARATATGMAAVTATMLCYLKAGDHVVAAEALFGSCRYIVETLLPRYGIKTTLIDGTDLNAWEHAALPETKIFFLESPTNPMLDILDIEAISEIAHRHDALMVVDNVFATPVLQNPFTLGADIVIYSATKHIDGQGRCLGGIVLGRKDWIDDYLANFIRQTGPSISPFNAWVMLKSLETMELRVHAHCDRAEKLAEVLSTHPKVSRLIYPGNPNHPHYKLAQKQMQRGGNLISFEVSGGQKAAFQVANNLQLVKISNNLGDAKSLITHPSTTTHLKLEEQERLKVGITPGTLRVSVGLEDPQDLIDDFVKALELLGS
- a CDS encoding lysine--tRNA ligase, encoding MTSDLENWKTLAADSKVWPFEEARKILKRIEASGRGDVLFETGYGPSGLPHIGTFGEVARTTMVRQALETLAPDVKTRLICFSDDMDGLRKVPDNVPNADMLAAHLEKPLTRVPDPFETHDSFGAHNNARLQAFLDRFEFDYEFASATDYYFSGRMDETLLKILANYEAVTGIILPTLGEERRKTYSPFLPICQTSGKVLMVPLTDRDEAAGTISYTHPESGEDITTPVTGGACKLQWKADWAMRWVALGVDYEMAGKDLIESVTLSSKICRAIGGSPPEGFNYELFLDENGEKISKSRGNGITIEEWLTYAAPESLSLYMFQSPRKAKRLHFDVIPKNVDDYLTFLNKFPTQSAEEQLTNPVWHIHGGQPPSGDLPVSFALLLNLVNVSNADDKNVLWGFIKNYAPEASPEELPMLDAMADYAVAYYHDFVKPTKSYRDPDDTEKQAMITLRDKLADLSDDLDAEAIQTEVYAIGKTYFEDNLRDWFKALYEVLLGQSQGPRFGSFIAVYGLERTCELINQALDGDLTGD